Proteins found in one Clostridia bacterium genomic segment:
- the rpsJ gene encoding 30S ribosomal protein S10, producing MAKQKIRIRLKAYDHILIDQSAEKIVETAKRTGAKVSGPVPLPTEKEIITVLRAVHKYKDSREQFEMRTHKRLIDILNPTPKTVDSLMRLDLPAGVDIEIKL from the coding sequence ATGGCAAAACAGAAAATTAGAATCAGGTTGAAGGCATACGATCACATACTGATCGATCAGTCAGCAGAAAAGATAGTAGAGACTGCAAAGAGGACAGGCGCAAAGGTGTCAGGTCCGGTGCCGCTGCCGACTGAAAAGGAAATAATCACAGTACTTCGTGCAGTGCACAAGTATAAGGATTCAAGAGAGCAGTTCGAAATGAGAACTCATAAGAGACTAATCGATATATTGAATCCAACACCAAAAACTGTTGACTCACTTATGAGACTTGACTTGCCAGCTGGTGTTGACATCGAAATAAAACTGTAA